The proteins below are encoded in one region of Campylobacter rectus:
- a CDS encoding CZB domain-containing protein: MKLNGYRAALHGEFESVPDVGHCRFGRWFSEKVKNIIVKDAKVVQDISRHHENVHSGLDKAIKIFAGGGKDNAAGVEILKDVENSSKVGFEALLDAVRMARK; the protein is encoded by the coding sequence ATGAAACTAAACGGCTACAGAGCTGCGCTTCACGGCGAATTTGAAAGCGTGCCCGACGTGGGGCACTGCCGATTTGGCAGGTGGTTTAGCGAGAAGGTCAAAAATATCATCGTAAAAGACGCCAAGGTCGTGCAGGACATCTCGCGCCACCACGAAAACGTCCATAGCGGGCTTGATAAGGCGATCAAAATTTTTGCCGGCGGCGGCAAAGACAACGCCGCAGGGGTGGAGATCCTAAAAGATGTGGAAAATTCGAGCAAAGTCGGCTTTGAGGCGCTACTAGACGCGGTTAGGATGGCAAGGAAATAA
- the efp gene encoding elongation factor P — protein MATYSMGDLKKGLKIELDGVPYKVVEYQHVKPGKGAAFVRAKIKSFIDGKVLEKTFHAGDKCDQPNLEEKEMQYLYDDGEFCQFMDTATYEQVAISDEDVGDVKKWMIDGMMVEILFHNGKAIGVEVPQVVELKIVETPPNFKGDTQGGKKPATLESGAVVQIPFHVLEGEVIRVDTVRGEYIERANK, from the coding sequence ATGGCAACCTATTCTATGGGCGACCTAAAAAAAGGACTAAAGATCGAGCTGGACGGCGTTCCGTATAAGGTCGTCGAGTATCAGCACGTAAAACCGGGCAAGGGAGCGGCTTTCGTGCGCGCGAAAATAAAATCTTTCATCGACGGCAAAGTGCTTGAAAAGACGTTCCACGCGGGCGACAAATGCGACCAGCCTAATTTGGAAGAAAAAGAGATGCAGTATCTCTACGACGACGGCGAGTTCTGTCAGTTTATGGACACCGCGACCTACGAGCAGGTGGCGATCAGCGACGAGGACGTGGGCGATGTCAAAAAATGGATGATAGACGGTATGATGGTTGAGATTTTGTTTCACAACGGCAAGGCTATCGGCGTAGAAGTACCGCAGGTGGTCGAGCTAAAGATCGTCGAGACTCCGCCGAATTTTAAAGGCGACACGCAGGGCGGCAAAAAGCCTGCGACTCTTGAGAGCGGCGCAGTCGTGCAGATACCTTTTCACGTGCTTGAGGGCGAGGTCATCCGCGTAGATACCGTCCGCGGCGAATACATCGAGCGCGCAAATAAATAA
- a CDS encoding 30S ribosomal protein S1, which yields MAAVNKKVQLSKANDDIEEVDFAAMLEESFKKTEEDSDGIIVDIKDSEVFVNVGKKSEGILDISEIQDENGEIKFKVGDTIKVVITGSRGGKPIVSHKKALRKEKVKAYIDSYNEENQDVFDVKIIGKNKGGFVAQNSDGVEFFLPRSQGGFKDANAVVGKSFKVKVIKIDKDEQSIIVSRKKLLDEDRKRKREAISAVAENTDVIEGVVKKITTYGMFVDVGGVDGLVHYSEISYKGPVNPGSIYKEGDKVLVRVIKYDNEKKHLSLSIKAATPDPWEEIKDGLEVGDTIKVTVSNIEPYGAFVDLGNDIEGFLHISEISWDKNIKNPKDHISEGEELDVEVIEIDANDRRLRVSLKNLLKKPFDEFKAKFKEGDVTKGVVTSVTNFGAFVRIGAVEGLLHNEDASWDRNDKCKDLFKIGDEIEVKIIKIDANEQKISLSQKDLKQSPVQAYAKKFNVGDIVTGKIRDIKDFGVFVELGDNVDALIRKEDLGNVSAESLNINDNIEAAIAFIDEKKNRIRLSIRRLARQKEREVLNEINSDDKVTLGDIIKEQLS from the coding sequence ATGGCTGCGGTGAACAAAAAAGTTCAGCTTAGTAAGGCAAACGACGATATCGAAGAAGTCGATTTTGCCGCAATGTTAGAGGAGTCTTTTAAAAAGACCGAAGAAGATAGCGACGGAATAATCGTTGATATCAAGGATAGCGAGGTTTTCGTAAACGTCGGTAAAAAGTCGGAGGGGATTTTAGATATTTCCGAGATCCAAGACGAAAACGGAGAGATTAAATTTAAAGTAGGCGACACGATAAAAGTCGTAATAACCGGTTCAAGAGGCGGAAAGCCGATCGTCTCTCATAAAAAAGCGCTTAGAAAAGAAAAAGTAAAAGCTTATATCGACTCATACAACGAAGAAAATCAAGACGTATTCGACGTAAAAATCATCGGTAAAAATAAAGGCGGTTTCGTCGCTCAAAATAGCGACGGAGTAGAGTTTTTCTTGCCTCGCTCTCAAGGAGGTTTTAAAGATGCAAACGCAGTCGTCGGAAAGTCGTTTAAAGTAAAGGTCATAAAGATAGACAAAGACGAGCAAAGCATCATCGTATCGAGAAAAAAACTCCTCGACGAAGATAGAAAAAGAAAAAGAGAAGCGATATCCGCAGTCGCTGAAAATACGGACGTGATAGAAGGCGTGGTCAAGAAAATCACCACCTACGGTATGTTTGTTGATGTCGGCGGCGTAGATGGCCTTGTGCATTACAGCGAGATAAGCTACAAAGGCCCCGTAAATCCGGGCTCTATCTACAAAGAGGGCGATAAAGTTTTAGTAAGGGTTATCAAATACGACAACGAGAAAAAGCACCTATCTCTATCTATAAAAGCCGCGACTCCGGATCCTTGGGAAGAGATAAAAGACGGACTAGAAGTAGGCGATACGATAAAAGTAACCGTCAGCAACATCGAGCCTTACGGCGCATTTGTAGATCTTGGCAACGATATAGAAGGCTTTTTGCACATTTCTGAAATTTCATGGGATAAAAATATCAAAAACCCTAAAGACCATATTAGCGAAGGCGAGGAGCTTGACGTCGAGGTCATCGAGATAGATGCAAACGATCGCCGCCTAAGAGTAAGCCTTAAAAATTTACTTAAAAAACCGTTTGACGAATTTAAAGCTAAATTTAAAGAAGGCGACGTTACAAAAGGGGTGGTTACTAGCGTGACGAACTTTGGCGCATTCGTTAGGATCGGCGCGGTTGAGGGCTTGCTTCACAACGAAGACGCTTCTTGGGACAGAAACGATAAGTGCAAGGATTTGTTTAAAATAGGCGACGAGATCGAGGTTAAAATCATCAAAATCGATGCTAACGAGCAAAAAATTTCACTTAGCCAAAAAGATCTAAAACAAAGTCCGGTGCAAGCCTATGCGAAAAAATTTAACGTAGGCGATATCGTAACGGGTAAAATTCGCGACATTAAGGATTTTGGCGTATTTGTGGAGCTCGGCGATAACGTAGATGCGCTCATCCGCAAAGAGGACCTCGGTAACGTAAGCGCTGAAAGCCTAAACATAAACGACAATATCGAAGCCGCGATAGCCTTTATCGACGAGAAGAAAAACAGAATCCGTCTAAGCATCAGACGCTTAGCTCGTCAAAAAGAGCGTGAAGTGCTAAACGAGATAAACAGCGACGATAAAGTTACCTTGGGCGATATTATCAAAGAGCAGCTATCATAA
- a CDS encoding 4-hydroxy-3-methylbut-2-enyl diphosphate reductase, whose amino-acid sequence MRIELASSYGFCFGVKRAIKIAENAKDAVTIGPIIHNNDEINRLNKNFNVKTLEGIDEINGAKKAIIRTHGITKGDLAELKKSDIKVIDATCPFVTKPQQICEKMSKEGYDIVIFGDENHPEIKGVKSYAVGKVFVVLDEGELAGVKFAQKVAVISQTTRKVEKFMQIVNFLMLRVKEVRVFNTICNATFENQEAVKNLAAKADAMVIVGGKNSSNTKQLYLISKSACEDSYLVENESELERAWFEGKNLCGVSAGASTPDWIIQKVVGRLESFKI is encoded by the coding sequence TTGAGGATTGAGCTTGCTAGCAGTTACGGCTTTTGTTTTGGCGTCAAGCGCGCGATAAAGATCGCCGAAAACGCCAAAGATGCCGTAACTATCGGCCCTATCATCCATAACAACGACGAGATAAATCGCCTGAATAAAAATTTTAACGTCAAGACGCTTGAGGGCATAGATGAGATCAACGGTGCAAAAAAGGCGATCATCCGCACGCACGGTATCACAAAAGGCGACCTAGCCGAGCTAAAAAAAAGCGATATAAAGGTGATCGACGCGACGTGCCCTTTTGTCACCAAGCCGCAGCAAATTTGCGAGAAAATGAGCAAAGAGGGCTATGATATCGTGATATTCGGCGATGAAAATCACCCCGAGATAAAGGGCGTGAAATCATACGCCGTAGGTAAGGTTTTCGTCGTGCTTGATGAGGGTGAGCTAGCTGGCGTTAAATTTGCGCAAAAAGTCGCCGTCATCAGCCAAACTACGCGCAAGGTAGAAAAATTTATGCAAATCGTAAATTTTTTGATGCTTCGCGTGAAAGAAGTGCGCGTTTTTAATACGATTTGCAACGCGACGTTTGAAAATCAGGAGGCGGTTAAAAATTTAGCCGCAAAGGCCGATGCAATGGTGATCGTGGGCGGTAAAAACAGCTCAAATACGAAGCAGCTTTATCTCATCTCAAAAAGTGCGTGCGAGGATAGCTATCTCGTAGAAAACGAATCCGAACTCGAAAGAGCTTGGTTTGAGGGCAAAAATCTGTGCGGAGTGAGCGCAGGAGCCTCGACGCCCGACTGGATCATTCAAAAAGTGGTTGGTAGGCTGGAGAGCTTTAAAATTTAA
- the pheT gene encoding phenylalanine--tRNA ligase subunit beta, whose product MIISRNWLNEWLDISSVTSETLLKTLNSIGLEVDSFKEIRVPKNIVVGYVKSKIKHENAEKLSVCQVDVGGETLQIVCGAKNVEAGQFVPVALSGAVMPSGLEIKRAKLRGIESNGMICSSVELGLVKTNDGIMPLDESIGELKLGKEICEYPLLNDDIIEIELTPNRGDCLSVYGVARDLSAALDLPLKDAARYEEGENLLGIGRILAIHAEENLQSGFQYRAFEIKEYFDENLLMKIRLALIECDKQNRIERLLDYATHSTGVLFSAYDYAKLKKDDERAVFDLQKGTNLATEILAGGELLGVGGVYQTDAARLDENSKLIIVEASYTDPQVIATTVYEDKQMPRRAQVYRSLRGSEPNVGFGADFLFKQLAALKSVALYAGSQQSVMTREPKVVSFTMSEMQKMIGQEVAQNDVVRILKKLGFSVTFNAEKEGANVKVPLFRHDIVNAQDVCEEIVRMVGIDNIASKPLNFSEANRINDTFTDYKNALNLRKKAAAAGFFESVHYVFDDAGELAALGFAPCKAEITNPINSELNTLRPTLANHLLKSAERNVKNQRKSVKIFEFGSVFSEDGEQSERFGFVASGLTKEPSLLNGAKPADIDFLGFATAVRNAVGEFELKACDDVKYLSEFEQAKIYQNGVCVGYIGRVDVRVEAARDLPRTYLCEIEFEKLKFDIAVVKAYSKFPAISRDLSLIVPKSMKFEAIKECINALKIECLKEFAPVDIYSDEKLGDDVSLSVKFNFQDIQKTLEDEEVAAIMDKILDALKQNLNIGLR is encoded by the coding sequence ATGATAATTTCAAGAAATTGGCTAAACGAATGGCTGGACATCTCAAGCGTAACGAGCGAAACGCTGCTAAAGACGTTAAATTCGATCGGGCTCGAGGTTGATAGCTTTAAGGAGATCAGGGTACCTAAAAATATCGTCGTAGGCTACGTAAAAAGCAAGATAAAACACGAAAACGCCGAGAAACTAAGCGTTTGTCAAGTGGATGTAGGCGGCGAGACGCTACAAATCGTCTGCGGCGCGAAAAACGTCGAAGCCGGACAGTTCGTGCCGGTGGCGCTATCAGGCGCCGTTATGCCAAGCGGCCTAGAGATAAAGAGGGCAAAGCTACGCGGCATCGAGTCAAACGGTATGATCTGCTCATCCGTCGAGCTAGGCCTCGTAAAAACAAACGACGGCATAATGCCGCTGGATGAAAGTATCGGCGAGCTAAAACTGGGTAAAGAAATTTGCGAATACCCGCTACTAAACGACGATATCATCGAGATCGAGCTAACGCCAAACCGCGGCGACTGTCTGAGCGTCTACGGCGTAGCGAGGGATCTATCGGCTGCGCTTGATTTGCCGCTAAAAGATGCCGCCAGATACGAAGAGGGCGAAAATTTGCTCGGTATCGGGCGCATTTTGGCTATCCACGCCGAGGAAAATTTACAAAGCGGCTTTCAGTACCGAGCCTTTGAGATAAAAGAGTATTTTGATGAAAATTTGCTGATGAAGATCCGTTTGGCGCTGATCGAGTGCGATAAGCAAAACCGCATCGAGCGCCTGCTAGACTACGCTACGCACTCAACCGGCGTGCTATTTAGCGCGTATGATTACGCCAAGCTCAAAAAGGACGACGAGCGCGCTGTTTTTGACTTGCAAAAAGGCACAAATTTAGCGACTGAAATTTTAGCCGGCGGCGAGCTTTTGGGCGTTGGCGGCGTATATCAAACGGACGCGGCGAGGCTTGACGAAAATAGCAAACTAATCATAGTGGAGGCTAGCTACACCGATCCTCAAGTGATCGCGACCACCGTCTATGAGGACAAGCAAATGCCGCGCCGAGCGCAGGTTTATCGCTCGCTAAGAGGTAGCGAGCCAAACGTCGGTTTTGGAGCCGATTTTTTATTTAAACAGCTAGCTGCGCTAAAATCGGTAGCGCTTTATGCGGGCTCTCAGCAAAGCGTAATGACGCGCGAACCGAAGGTAGTGAGCTTTACGATGAGCGAAATGCAAAAAATGATCGGTCAAGAAGTCGCTCAAAACGACGTTGTGAGGATACTTAAAAAGCTTGGATTTAGCGTAACTTTTAACGCCGAAAAAGAGGGCGCGAACGTGAAAGTACCGTTATTTCGCCACGATATCGTAAATGCGCAGGACGTGTGCGAGGAGATCGTGCGAATGGTCGGTATCGATAATATCGCCTCAAAGCCGCTAAATTTCAGCGAAGCTAACCGTATAAACGATACCTTTACCGACTACAAAAACGCTCTAAATTTGCGTAAAAAAGCCGCTGCGGCCGGATTTTTCGAGAGCGTGCATTATGTATTTGACGATGCTGGCGAGCTAGCGGCGCTCGGTTTTGCGCCTTGTAAGGCCGAGATAACCAACCCGATAAATAGCGAGCTAAACACGCTAAGACCGACGCTTGCAAATCACTTGCTAAAATCGGCCGAGCGAAACGTAAAAAATCAGCGCAAATCGGTCAAAATTTTTGAATTCGGTAGCGTATTTAGCGAGGATGGCGAGCAAAGCGAGAGATTTGGCTTCGTAGCTAGCGGACTTACAAAAGAGCCCAGCCTGCTAAACGGCGCAAAGCCTGCCGATATCGACTTCTTAGGCTTTGCTACGGCCGTTAGAAACGCGGTCGGCGAATTTGAGCTAAAAGCGTGCGACGATGTAAAATATCTAAGCGAATTTGAACAAGCTAAAATCTATCAAAACGGCGTTTGCGTTGGTTATATCGGCCGCGTAGACGTACGAGTCGAGGCTGCGCGCGACCTGCCGCGAACCTATCTTTGCGAGATAGAGTTTGAAAAGCTTAAATTTGATATCGCGGTCGTCAAAGCCTACTCGAAATTCCCTGCTATCAGCAGAGATTTGAGCCTAATCGTGCCTAAATCCATGAAATTTGAAGCGATAAAAGAGTGCATAAATGCGCTAAAAATCGAGTGCCTAAAAGAATTTGCGCCGGTTGATATATATTCAGACGAAAAGCTCGGAGACGACGTAAGCCTGAGCGTCAAATTTAACTTCCAAGACATACAAAAGACGCTTGAAGACGAGGAAGTGGCGGCGATAATGGATAAAATTTTGGACGCTTTAAAGCAAAATTTAAATATCGGACTAAGATGA
- the aroA gene encoding 3-phosphoshikimate 1-carboxyvinyltransferase, with product MKVYALRTPISASLENIAADKSISHRCAIFSLLSDRPSRVKNYLKAEDTLNTLEIVKNLGAHIEEKEGELIITPSANLKEPSVVLECGNSGTAMRLFMGFLAASEGFFVLSGDEFLNRRPMARVAKPLISVGAKIDGANGGDHAPLAIRGKKLEYFKFDSKIASAQVKSALILAGLKSNGCELSEPELSRDHTERMLKGMGAGLQILPHGVKVGPMSTPLKPLEICVPNDPSSAFFFAVAAAIIPNSHIVLKNMLLNKTRVEAFKILSKMGAQVTFKETSGTYESIGEIEIKHTPLKAVDVSENISWLIDEVPALAIAFANAQGTSSVRNAKELRVKESDRIAIMVQGLRKCGLEVEEFEDGFSVKGGEANCAIIDSSGDHRIAMSFAVLGLKCGMVIEKSEFIATSFPNFSGILRQLGASVED from the coding sequence ATGAAAGTTTACGCATTAAGAACGCCGATAAGCGCGAGCTTGGAAAACATCGCGGCGGATAAGTCCATCTCGCATAGATGCGCGATATTTTCGCTTTTAAGCGATAGGCCAAGTCGCGTGAAAAACTATCTAAAGGCCGAGGATACGCTAAATACGCTAGAAATCGTAAAAAATTTGGGCGCGCATATCGAGGAAAAAGAGGGCGAGCTAATCATAACTCCGAGCGCAAATTTAAAAGAGCCTAGCGTTGTTTTAGAGTGCGGGAACTCTGGCACGGCGATGAGGCTTTTTATGGGCTTTTTGGCCGCTAGCGAGGGCTTTTTCGTGCTAAGCGGAGACGAGTTTTTAAATCGGCGTCCGATGGCGCGCGTGGCTAAACCGTTAATTAGCGTCGGAGCTAAGATAGACGGCGCAAACGGCGGAGATCACGCGCCACTGGCGATACGCGGCAAGAAGCTGGAGTATTTTAAATTTGATAGTAAAATCGCCTCTGCGCAGGTAAAATCGGCACTGATTTTGGCGGGACTAAAATCAAACGGCTGCGAGCTTAGCGAACCTGAGCTTAGTCGCGATCACACCGAGCGTATGCTAAAAGGTATGGGTGCTGGTTTGCAAATTTTACCGCACGGCGTCAAAGTGGGGCCGATGAGCACGCCGCTAAAACCGCTTGAAATTTGCGTACCAAACGATCCTAGCTCGGCATTTTTCTTTGCCGTAGCCGCAGCGATAATCCCGAATTCTCACATCGTGCTAAAAAACATGTTGCTAAATAAAACGCGCGTGGAAGCCTTTAAAATTTTATCCAAAATGGGCGCGCAAGTAACGTTTAAAGAGACTTCCGGCACATACGAAAGTATCGGCGAGATTGAGATAAAGCACACACCGTTAAAGGCCGTGGACGTGAGCGAAAATATCTCATGGCTAATCGACGAGGTGCCCGCACTTGCCATCGCATTTGCAAACGCGCAGGGCACGAGTAGCGTGAGAAACGCAAAAGAGCTTCGCGTCAAAGAGAGCGACCGCATCGCGATCATGGTGCAAGGTCTGCGAAAATGCGGGCTTGAGGTCGAAGAATTTGAAGACGGCTTTAGCGTAAAAGGCGGCGAGGCAAACTGCGCTATCATCGACAGTAGCGGCGACCACCGTATCGCGATGAGCTTTGCGGTGCTCGGGCTAAAATGCGGAATGGTTATAGAAAAGAGCGAATTTATCGCGACTTCGTTTCCGAATTTTAGCGGGATTTTAAGGCAACTTGGAGCTAGCGTTGAGGATTGA
- the pheS gene encoding phenylalanine--tRNA ligase subunit alpha has protein sequence MQEYRESIAKCGNLADLDKIRVALLGKKGAITSEFAKLKDMDEAAKKEFAANLNKLRDEFEALLAAKKTELESGEIKAKMKAEAIDITLFNEPSGAGALHPVMATMDKIIEYFMMQNFSLETGPLIEDDFHNFEALNLPKYHPARDMQDTFYFKDFRLLRTHTSPVQVRTMMSKKPPIRMIAPGTVFRRDMDLTHTPMFHQVEGLVVEEGGAVSFANLKSMLENFLKYMFGDVKVRFRPSFFPFTEPSAEVDISCIFCHSEGCRVCKQTGWLEVLGCGVVDPNVFKAVGYKNVSGYAFGLGVERFAMLLHQIPDLRSLFEGDLRLLEQFK, from the coding sequence TTGCAAGAGTATAGAGAAAGTATCGCAAAATGCGGGAATTTGGCGGATTTAGACAAGATTCGCGTCGCGCTACTTGGCAAAAAGGGCGCGATCACGTCGGAGTTTGCTAAGCTTAAGGATATGGACGAAGCGGCCAAGAAGGAATTTGCGGCAAATTTAAACAAGCTAAGAGACGAATTTGAAGCGCTTTTGGCGGCTAAAAAAACCGAGCTTGAAAGCGGCGAGATAAAAGCCAAGATGAAGGCTGAGGCCATCGACATCACGCTATTTAACGAGCCAAGCGGCGCGGGCGCGCTGCATCCCGTGATGGCTACGATGGATAAGATCATCGAGTACTTTATGATGCAAAATTTCTCGCTCGAGACGGGACCGCTGATAGAAGATGATTTTCACAACTTCGAGGCGCTAAATTTACCTAAATACCACCCTGCGCGCGATATGCAAGACACGTTTTATTTTAAGGATTTTAGACTGCTTCGCACGCACACTAGCCCCGTGCAGGTGCGCACGATGATGAGCAAAAAGCCGCCGATTCGCATGATAGCGCCGGGAACGGTATTTCGCCGCGATATGGATCTAACGCACACGCCGATGTTTCATCAGGTGGAAGGCCTCGTGGTCGAGGAGGGCGGCGCAGTGAGCTTTGCAAATTTAAAATCAATGCTTGAAAATTTCTTAAAATATATGTTCGGCGACGTTAAAGTGCGCTTTCGCCCTAGCTTTTTCCCGTTTACGGAGCCTAGCGCGGAGGTCGATATCAGCTGTATCTTCTGCCATAGCGAGGGATGCCGCGTGTGCAAGCAAACGGGCTGGCTCGAGGTGCTAGGATGCGGCGTGGTCGATCCGAACGTCTTTAAGGCCGTCGGCTACAAAAACGTGAGCGGATACGCATTTGGACTTGGAGTCGAGAGATTTGCGATGCTGCTTCATCAAATTCCCGATTTGCGCTCGCTTTTCGAGGGAGATTTAAGATTATTGGAGCAGTTTAAATGA
- the serA gene encoding phosphoglycerate dehydrogenase encodes MKTIMVCDAIHKVGFEILNREEDIKVIDAVSVPKDKLLEILGEADVAITRSSTEVGEAFLSAAKNLKALVRAGVGVDNVDMDGCSKRGIIAMNVPTANTIAAVELTMAHMLAAARSFPYAHNDLKIDRIWKREKWYGVELFNKTLGVIGFGNIGSRVAIRAAAFGMKIVAYDPYIDPSKVTDMGGVYTRNFDDILACDFITIHTPKTKETTNMIGEAEIAKMKDGVRLINCARGGLYNEEALYNGLKSGKIAFAGIDVFSKEPATSHPLLELNNVSVTPHLGANTLESQANIAVAAAEQAISAARGISYPNALNLPIKTEDLPPFVEPYIELTSKMAFLAAQINKKAIKAIRIETHGPISEYANSMLTFAIVGALKESLGDTINYINAKFLCDEKGITTESSVGGDSIFKNKITVRITTENDVVTIGGTVFGENQQRIVTINGFKTDFKPKGKMIIFKNNDVPGVIAQISTILAAEKINIADFRLGRDDHGMALAVVLVDEKITKETLAKLNELDVCVWAKYAVV; translated from the coding sequence ATGAAAACGATAATGGTGTGCGACGCGATACATAAAGTCGGCTTTGAAATTTTAAATCGCGAAGAGGATATAAAAGTAATAGACGCGGTGAGCGTGCCTAAAGATAAGCTTTTAGAGATATTGGGCGAGGCCGATGTGGCCATCACGCGAAGCTCGACCGAGGTCGGCGAGGCGTTTTTAAGCGCGGCGAAAAATCTAAAAGCTCTCGTGCGCGCGGGCGTGGGCGTGGATAACGTGGATATGGACGGCTGCTCAAAGCGCGGTATCATCGCGATGAACGTCCCTACGGCAAACACAATCGCCGCAGTGGAGCTAACGATGGCTCATATGTTAGCCGCCGCCAGATCCTTTCCCTATGCTCACAACGACCTAAAAATCGACCGAATTTGGAAGCGCGAGAAATGGTACGGCGTCGAGCTTTTTAACAAAACTCTAGGCGTTATCGGCTTTGGCAATATCGGCTCTCGCGTGGCGATTAGAGCCGCGGCTTTCGGTATGAAGATCGTCGCTTACGATCCTTATATCGATCCTTCGAAAGTAACCGATATGGGCGGCGTTTATACGCGAAATTTCGACGACATTCTAGCCTGCGACTTTATCACGATCCACACGCCAAAGACCAAAGAGACGACCAATATGATCGGCGAGGCGGAGATCGCAAAGATGAAAGACGGCGTGCGCCTCATAAACTGCGCTCGCGGCGGTCTTTACAACGAAGAGGCGCTGTATAACGGTCTAAAAAGCGGCAAGATCGCGTTTGCCGGCATCGACGTATTTTCAAAAGAGCCCGCGACCAGCCATCCGCTGCTTGAGCTAAACAACGTCAGCGTCACGCCTCATCTTGGCGCAAATACGCTCGAATCTCAAGCCAACATCGCTGTAGCGGCTGCCGAGCAGGCTATCTCTGCAGCGCGCGGCATCAGTTATCCAAACGCGCTAAATTTACCGATAAAAACGGAAGATTTGCCGCCCTTTGTCGAGCCTTATATCGAGCTTACGAGCAAGATGGCCTTCCTCGCCGCTCAGATCAACAAAAAGGCGATCAAGGCTATTCGTATCGAGACGCACGGCCCGATCAGCGAGTATGCAAACTCTATGCTCACTTTCGCCATCGTCGGCGCTTTAAAAGAGAGCCTCGGCGACACGATAAACTACATAAACGCTAAATTTTTGTGCGACGAAAAGGGCATAACGACCGAGAGTAGCGTCGGCGGCGACAGTATTTTCAAAAATAAAATCACCGTTCGCATCACGACCGAAAACGACGTCGTGACGATCGGCGGAACGGTGTTCGGCGAAAATCAGCAGCGTATCGTAACCATAAACGGCTTTAAAACGGACTTTAAACCTAAAGGCAAGATGATTATCTTTAAAAACAACGACGTTCCCGGCGTTATCGCGCAGATAAGCACTATTTTAGCGGCAGAAAAGATAAACATCGCCGATTTCCGCCTAGGACGCGACGATCACGGCATGGCGCTTGCGGTGGTGCTGGTCGATGAAAAGATCACTAAAGAGACGCTGGCCAAGCTAAACGAGCTTGACGTCTGCGTCTGGGCGAAATACGCTGTCGTCTAA
- a CDS encoding DUF3944 domain-containing protein produces MAYKFDEDLEFLRELKSSDLNELVEILKGKDGDERMTEEFSNNELFKKFYPDHQKYVELIFEELQYFGGNTIVNKIRGHGVLYKEILYDVCNKFKVNYNKAQNTQLIEQALFMKVLSDSLDKMSEEDLKVVSEELGLNTTNFTAEGITLALQIAIRQSGFMAYKIALIVANAIAKAILGRGLSLAANAGIARTIGIFAGPIGWLITGLWVAVDIAGPAYRVTIPAVIQVAFLRQVYLNKGEE; encoded by the coding sequence ATGGCGTACAAATTTGATGAGGATTTGGAATTCTTGCGAGAGCTAAAAAGTAGCGATTTGAACGAGCTTGTGGAAATCCTAAAGGGCAAAGACGGCGATGAGAGAATGACAGAAGAATTTAGCAATAATGAGTTATTTAAAAAATTTTATCCCGATCATCAAAAGTATGTAGAATTAATTTTCGAGGAGTTGCAGTATTTTGGCGGAAATACCATAGTAAATAAAATTAGAGGTCACGGTGTTTTGTATAAGGAAATTTTATACGATGTCTGCAATAAGTTTAAGGTAAATTATAATAAAGCGCAAAATACTCAGCTCATAGAGCAAGCGTTATTTATGAAAGTTTTATCGGATAGCCTAGATAAGATGAGCGAGGAAGATCTAAAAGTCGTTTCGGAAGAGTTGGGGCTCAATACTACGAATTTTACTGCAGAAGGCATTACGTTGGCTTTACAAATAGCGATCAGGCAAAGCGGATTTATGGCGTATAAAATAGCTCTTATCGTAGCAAATGCCATCGCAAAAGCGATTTTAGGCAGGGGGTTAAGTTTGGCAGCGAACGCCGGCATCGCTAGGACTATCGGAATATTTGCCGGACCTATCGGCTGGCTGATTACCGGACTTTGGGTTGCCGTGGATATAGCCGGACCTGCATACAGAGTGACGATACCTGCGGTTATTCAAGTGGCTTTTTTGAGGCAGGTTTATTTAAATAAAGGTGAAGAATGA
- a CDS encoding histidine triad nucleotide-binding protein, producing the protein MTIFEKIVAGELPCNKVLESEKFLAFNDINPKAPIHILIIPKKHFENFQEMDGALMGEMTKFIQEVAVLMGVDKSGYRLVTNCGENGGQEVMHLHFHLLAGAKLSWVDAATDPQSTF; encoded by the coding sequence ATGACGATATTTGAAAAAATCGTAGCGGGCGAGCTCCCGTGCAATAAGGTGCTAGAAAGCGAGAAATTTTTAGCCTTTAACGACATAAATCCAAAGGCTCCGATTCATATTTTGATTATTCCGAAAAAGCATTTTGAAAATTTCCAGGAGATGGACGGGGCGCTGATGGGCGAGATGACGAAATTTATCCAAGAGGTCGCGGTGCTGATGGGCGTGGATAAGAGCGGATATCGCCTGGTCACGAACTGCGGCGAAAACGGCGGTCAAGAGGTCATGCACCTGCACTTTCATCTGCTTGCCGGAGCAAAGCTCAGCTGGGTGGATGCCGCGACCGATCCGCAAAGCACGTTTTAA